One genomic region from Natrinema caseinilyticum encodes:
- a CDS encoding METTL5 family protein — translation MSGLARRTVARRLESVADFTEPSARLEQYLTPPELASHLCHLAQLQGDLGAQVVDLGTGTGMLAIGASLAGADRVVGIDVDVEALEVARRNVRAVAADCGDEPRVEWVRGDVARHPFSVTDTTVLSNPPFGAQRGNRHADRRFLETAAEIGAVSYTIHNEGSQAFVESFADDEGGTVTHAFRAAFPIPRRFAFHTTAEETLEAEVFRIEWDERE, via the coding sequence ATGTCGGGCCTCGCACGGCGAACGGTCGCTCGGCGCCTCGAGTCGGTCGCGGATTTTACCGAGCCGTCGGCTCGTCTGGAGCAGTATCTGACGCCGCCCGAGCTCGCGTCCCACCTCTGTCACCTGGCGCAGTTGCAGGGAGACCTCGGCGCACAGGTCGTCGACCTCGGCACCGGAACGGGTATGCTCGCGATCGGTGCGTCCCTCGCCGGAGCCGACCGCGTCGTCGGGATCGACGTCGACGTCGAGGCGCTCGAAGTGGCCCGTCGAAACGTCCGCGCGGTTGCGGCGGACTGCGGCGACGAACCCCGAGTCGAGTGGGTACGCGGGGACGTCGCTCGACACCCGTTCTCGGTCACGGACACGACGGTCCTTTCGAACCCGCCTTTCGGCGCACAGCGTGGGAACCGACACGCCGACCGTCGGTTCCTCGAGACGGCGGCCGAGATCGGCGCCGTCTCCTATACGATCCACAACGAAGGAAGCCAGGCGTTCGTCGAGTCGTTCGCCGACGACGAGGGCGGGACGGTGACCCACGCATTCCGCGCAGCGTTCCCGATTCCGAGGCGGTTCGCGTTTCACACGACCGCGGAGGAAACGCTCGAGGCGGAGGTCTTCCGGATCGAATGGGACGAGCGGGAGTAG
- a CDS encoding DUF7139 domain-containing protein: MSAEQASDGYLFDLYRRYIGEPEDRTDVYAGFGLFLGGIGLAVIGLVLFLWGNTFEARSPGYFAWVGPAYALAMTALPVTMFGIVTLLPSERRVLYASTGGVTITIAAVVGFLVAYPKDWNGYRNDYTVEVIATYAVGLAFITASTGAALIAHYLTMAQRADAAGTGTTDADGNDDPEITDAQIQRDIDDAMEDVELSWGGVEKTEHRRLSFSNDDFDDVSVDTDAGTTTTRSAGVDAQVAGLNGLKGGETKTITSSATVDDQTAKLKALRKQKRAEELATADDDGSIATVTKPVSILIEQFRDLAKRN, translated from the coding sequence ATGTCAGCGGAACAGGCTTCAGACGGCTATCTTTTCGACCTCTATCGTCGATATATCGGAGAACCGGAGGACCGAACCGACGTCTACGCCGGGTTCGGTCTGTTCCTCGGCGGGATCGGGCTGGCGGTGATCGGACTCGTGCTCTTTCTCTGGGGCAACACGTTCGAGGCGCGATCCCCTGGGTACTTTGCGTGGGTCGGTCCCGCGTACGCACTGGCGATGACGGCACTCCCCGTTACGATGTTCGGGATCGTCACGCTCCTTCCATCGGAGCGGCGAGTGCTGTACGCGTCGACGGGCGGCGTCACAATCACGATCGCCGCTGTCGTCGGCTTCCTCGTCGCGTATCCGAAGGACTGGAACGGCTACAGAAACGATTACACCGTCGAAGTCATCGCGACGTATGCGGTCGGCCTCGCGTTCATCACAGCATCGACGGGTGCGGCGCTGATCGCACACTACCTGACCATGGCCCAGCGAGCCGACGCCGCCGGGACCGGAACCACCGATGCCGACGGGAACGACGACCCCGAAATCACCGATGCACAAATCCAACGTGACATCGACGACGCGATGGAGGACGTCGAACTCTCCTGGGGAGGCGTCGAAAAAACCGAGCACAGGCGGCTGAGTTTCTCGAACGACGATTTCGACGACGTCTCCGTCGACACCGACGCGGGCACCACGACTACCCGATCGGCCGGCGTGGACGCGCAGGTCGCGGGCCTCAACGGACTGAAAGGCGGCGAAACGAAGACGATCACCTCGAGTGCAACGGTCGACGATCAGACTGCGAAGTTGAAGGCGCTTCGCAAACAAAAGCGGGCCGAAGAGTTGGCAACTGCTGACGACGACGGTAGCATCGCTACGGTTACGAAACCGGTTTCGATCCTGATCGAACAGTTCCGCGACCTGGCAAAAAGAAATTAA
- a CDS encoding HalX domain-containing protein has translation MSGDTNAVLVADSDPEVVARFRSWLADDFRVETTTDGDDALAILEDVDATLVARDLQTASGTAVASEIERNAAHTMAVLRYTEPGTERYRFTGDSLVKPVSKTALFETVDHLLRRARYDNLVAECASLAVECGAFEARTDPGCELEADDEYADIQRRLADLFTELDELVRTFDRDDFRAAFTTCGFGGNTPSQQAERLS, from the coding sequence ATGTCTGGTGATACGAACGCCGTCCTCGTGGCAGATAGCGACCCCGAGGTCGTGGCCCGATTTCGATCGTGGCTCGCGGACGACTTCCGGGTCGAAACGACGACCGATGGCGACGACGCGCTCGCAATTCTCGAGGACGTAGATGCGACACTCGTCGCTCGAGATCTTCAAACGGCGTCCGGAACTGCCGTCGCGAGCGAGATTGAACGAAACGCGGCTCATACGATGGCGGTCCTCCGATACACGGAGCCCGGTACCGAACGCTATCGGTTCACGGGCGACTCACTCGTCAAACCGGTATCGAAGACGGCCCTGTTCGAGACGGTCGATCACCTGCTGCGACGCGCTCGATACGATAACCTGGTGGCCGAGTGTGCGTCGCTGGCGGTCGAATGCGGGGCATTCGAGGCGCGTACGGACCCCGGATGCGAACTCGAGGCGGACGACGAGTACGCGGACATCCAGCGGCGACTCGCGGACCTGTTTACGGAACTGGACGAACTGGTCCGGACGTTCGACAGGGACGACTTCCGGGCCGCGTTTACGACGTGCGGCTTCGGCGGGAATACCCCGTCTCAGCAGGCCGAGCGACTCTCGTGA
- a CDS encoding AAA family ATPase, with protein MSSTADTDDVIEISTDGISVRKTFTADEFPVPAIRFEIESNRDDPVTFQLSEDVPSSFPMDRVGFHPDYHSEDWTAFQDNHVEFTATLEPNERLVTVYGIQLEDLSRGAEFLSEPTVVERSGDDDIEQSEAEELDDELIGNIVSEDGSQAVKDMISGESESMPGLEDVETIEPGPDVDLGDDVGSTDETAEDTIGLDLDLSDVDPEPIDVDADDEDEGDEPPDIDLGFEEEEIPEPDTDEPAIDTDADDAPDRPGVDLDIGTETSETDIGGGAGEGTAADPPDDSGIEIDLGLDDSEARDGEDDAPSVGSDLDSEPVGETDLDTDPVGETDLDTDPVGEAVSGTEPALDSEPDAEADLDPGPGEPIGTEREERTEESTSSVEIDVAGSVAARLATEIREGSVDEEDLEVIQSEFDLEPTGADIAKIDHLQSRVEEVTAYTDSLQTFLEENGTGAQLIDELQTKIDSLEADLSSMDERLTETNDRVDDVEADVVDLTDWNTDLESDLGAVTNDVDAVEGTVDELAHDIGTVDDDVKSVADDLKAVESDLEDVRSDVTEIHEWREELGSMFSD; from the coding sequence ATGAGTAGCACCGCCGACACTGATGACGTGATCGAGATCAGTACTGACGGAATATCCGTCCGGAAAACGTTCACGGCGGACGAATTTCCCGTTCCAGCGATCCGGTTCGAGATCGAATCGAACCGGGACGATCCGGTTACGTTTCAGCTTTCGGAAGACGTTCCGTCGTCGTTTCCGATGGATCGGGTCGGATTCCACCCGGACTATCATAGCGAGGACTGGACGGCTTTCCAGGACAATCACGTCGAGTTCACCGCGACGCTCGAGCCGAACGAACGCCTCGTAACGGTCTACGGGATCCAACTCGAGGACCTAAGTCGAGGTGCGGAATTCCTCTCCGAGCCGACCGTCGTGGAACGCAGCGGCGACGACGATATCGAGCAATCCGAAGCCGAGGAACTCGACGACGAGCTTATCGGCAATATCGTCTCCGAGGACGGTAGTCAGGCCGTCAAAGATATGATCAGCGGGGAGTCGGAGTCGATGCCTGGTCTCGAGGACGTAGAGACGATCGAGCCCGGTCCGGATGTCGATCTCGGAGACGATGTCGGCTCTACCGACGAGACAGCGGAGGATACGATCGGCCTCGATCTCGACCTCAGTGACGTGGATCCAGAACCGATCGACGTCGATGCGGACGACGAGGACGAAGGGGATGAACCGCCGGATATCGATCTCGGGTTCGAAGAAGAAGAAATACCGGAGCCGGATACCGACGAGCCCGCGATCGACACGGATGCCGATGACGCACCCGATCGACCAGGCGTCGATCTCGATATCGGGACCGAGACGAGTGAAACCGATATCGGCGGTGGCGCCGGCGAGGGGACCGCGGCCGACCCACCGGACGATTCCGGCATCGAAATCGACCTCGGGCTCGACGATTCAGAAGCCAGAGACGGTGAGGACGACGCGCCGTCCGTGGGGTCCGACCTCGATTCGGAGCCGGTCGGAGAGACCGATCTCGACACTGATCCGGTTGGAGAGACCGATCTCGACACCGATCCGGTCGGAGAGGCTGTATCGGGCACAGAACCCGCTCTCGATTCGGAGCCTGACGCGGAGGCCGATCTCGATCCCGGACCAGGCGAACCGATCGGGACCGAACGTGAGGAGCGGACCGAGGAATCGACCTCGAGCGTCGAGATCGACGTCGCTGGCTCGGTCGCGGCGCGTCTCGCGACCGAGATTCGTGAAGGGTCGGTCGACGAGGAGGATCTCGAGGTTATTCAGTCAGAGTTCGACCTCGAGCCGACGGGGGCCGACATCGCGAAGATCGATCACCTCCAGTCTCGCGTCGAGGAAGTCACCGCCTACACGGATTCGCTCCAGACGTTCCTCGAAGAAAACGGCACCGGCGCACAGCTCATCGACGAACTCCAGACCAAGATCGACTCGCTCGAAGCCGACCTCTCGTCGATGGACGAGCGGTTGACGGAGACGAACGACCGGGTCGACGACGTCGAAGCCGACGTGGTCGATCTCACCGACTGGAACACCGATCTCGAATCCGACCTGGGGGCCGTAACGAACGACGTCGACGCGGTCGAGGGGACCGTCGACGAACTCGCACACGACATCGGGACTGTCGACGACGACGTCAAATCCGTCGCGGACGACCTCAAAGCGGTCGAGAGCGACCTCGAGGATGTCAGATCCGACGTGACCGAGATCCATGAGTGGCGCGAGGAACTCGGATCGATGTTCTCCGACTAA
- a CDS encoding MBL fold metallo-hydrolase: MIESDWSDWLVRDVADATPDGVAIWYLGCNGFVCKGSEGTTIYIDPYLGLGDPPRTVRMIPVPFDPADVTEADAVLATHEHTDHVHGPSQAPILANTGASLYAPDDSIAVAREDENWTAEWDVTDDQLTEVAEGETLEFGEFTIHVEDAYDPDATHPVSYVIEHDAGTFFHGGDTKPTDEFGRIGDEYDIDLAALAFGTVGQIPDKQTREPTRTRWYNDENQVIECADALECERLLPSHWDMWKGLTADPTALHHHARSFEHPSRLEIVEVGDRVEL, translated from the coding sequence ATGATCGAAAGCGACTGGAGCGATTGGCTCGTCCGCGACGTCGCAGACGCGACACCGGACGGGGTCGCGATCTGGTATCTCGGCTGCAACGGGTTCGTTTGCAAGGGATCCGAGGGAACGACGATCTACATCGATCCGTACCTCGGCCTGGGTGATCCGCCGCGGACGGTTCGCATGATTCCGGTACCGTTCGACCCGGCCGACGTCACCGAAGCCGACGCCGTCCTCGCGACGCACGAACACACCGATCACGTTCACGGACCGAGCCAGGCACCCATCCTTGCGAATACGGGCGCGTCCCTGTACGCTCCCGACGACAGCATCGCAGTCGCTCGCGAAGACGAGAACTGGACGGCCGAGTGGGACGTCACGGACGACCAGTTGACCGAAGTAGCCGAGGGGGAGACGCTCGAGTTCGGCGAGTTCACGATCCACGTCGAGGACGCCTACGACCCCGACGCGACGCATCCGGTAAGCTACGTGATAGAACACGATGCGGGTACGTTCTTCCACGGCGGGGACACCAAACCGACCGACGAGTTCGGTCGAATCGGGGACGAGTACGATATCGATCTCGCGGCGCTCGCCTTCGGAACCGTCGGCCAGATTCCCGACAAGCAGACCCGCGAGCCGACCCGGACCCGCTGGTACAACGACGAAAATCAGGTCATCGAGTGTGCTGACGCCCTCGAGTGTGAACGACTCCTGCCGAGCCACTGGGATATGTGGAAGGGTCTCACCGCCGATCCGACGGCGCTGCACCACCACGCGCGCAGTTTCGAGCATCCGAGTCGACTCGAGATCGTCGAGGTCGGCGACCGCGTCGAACTCTGA
- the dph2 gene encoding diphthamide biosynthesis enzyme Dph2 → MSQESEYSGGDLRNTGMRLKHDREWDYELEEIVDAIEERDATKVGLQFPEGLKRRGPAVADDLRELADDDVTFMLSGQPCYGACDLDTYLMKRTDVFVHFGHSPMKNTDKVIYVPLFSNVDVTPIMEEALDTLEAPEETAGVGLVTTAQHMNRYEEMREFLAEHGYEVHSRRGDERLTHEGQVLGCNYASADVPADQVLYVGGGKFHPLGLAMEHPEKHVVIADPVNNVVTVADTEKFMKQRYGAIHRAMDAEKWGVIFCTKIGQGRWETAEKILDDNENAYLITMDEVTPDRLRNFDMDAFVNTGCPRITTDDGPQFHKPMLTPGEYRIAVGDEPLDSLSFDTFHGTW, encoded by the coding sequence ATGAGTCAGGAGTCGGAGTACAGCGGGGGCGACCTCAGGAATACCGGAATGCGTCTCAAACACGATCGCGAGTGGGACTACGAACTCGAGGAGATCGTCGACGCGATCGAGGAGCGAGACGCGACCAAGGTCGGGTTGCAGTTCCCGGAGGGGCTGAAACGTCGCGGGCCGGCCGTGGCGGACGATCTCCGAGAACTGGCAGACGACGACGTGACGTTCATGCTCTCGGGCCAGCCCTGTTACGGCGCCTGCGATCTCGACACGTACCTGATGAAACGCACCGACGTGTTCGTCCACTTCGGCCACTCGCCGATGAAGAACACGGACAAGGTGATCTACGTTCCGCTGTTCTCGAACGTCGACGTCACGCCGATCATGGAAGAGGCCCTCGACACTCTCGAGGCCCCGGAGGAAACGGCCGGTGTCGGCCTCGTCACCACCGCCCAGCACATGAACCGCTACGAGGAAATGCGCGAATTCCTGGCGGAACACGGCTACGAGGTCCACAGTCGCCGCGGGGACGAGCGGCTGACCCACGAGGGACAGGTGCTTGGCTGTAACTACGCGAGCGCGGACGTTCCTGCGGACCAGGTACTCTACGTCGGCGGAGGGAAGTTCCATCCGCTCGGACTGGCGATGGAACACCCCGAGAAACACGTCGTCATCGCGGACCCGGTCAACAACGTCGTCACGGTCGCCGACACGGAGAAATTCATGAAACAGCGATACGGGGCGATACACCGCGCGATGGACGCCGAAAAGTGGGGCGTCATCTTCTGTACCAAGATCGGCCAGGGCCGCTGGGAGACTGCGGAGAAGATTCTCGACGATAACGAGAACGCCTATCTGATCACGATGGACGAGGTCACGCCGGACCGGTTGCGGAATTTCGATATGGACGCCTTCGTCAATACCGGGTGTCCACGGATCACGACCGACGACGGGCCGCAGTTCCATAAGCCGATGCTCACACCCGGCGAGTACCGGATCGCAGTCGGCGACGAACCGCTCGATAGCCTCTCGTTCGATACGTTCCACGGCACCTGGTGA
- a CDS encoding DUF7344 domain-containing protein, translated as MSNSPTSGSGPDSRDEFFGTLADARRRIVVRIVSERSPEGIGKNDLAFRLAAVIIDTPPDTVSDSDHQRALVDLHHRLLPQLADAGVLEETDDGAVVTTDHRAFEDTRFERPVSIGRGDEPDDHDAVFKALADDRRRTVLSVLAGQYRPIDTETLARDVAVREADATEREISDRRVDDVYVSLVHVHLPLLTEATLVSYDAEEGRVSYEGHPLVPSPNTITLTG; from the coding sequence ATGAGTAACTCACCTACGAGCGGGTCCGGCCCCGATTCTCGCGACGAGTTCTTTGGTACCCTCGCCGACGCCCGTCGACGGATCGTCGTCCGCATCGTCTCCGAGAGATCGCCGGAGGGAATCGGGAAAAACGATCTTGCGTTCCGACTCGCAGCGGTGATAATTGATACCCCGCCCGACACCGTTTCCGACAGCGACCACCAGCGAGCGCTCGTCGACCTCCACCATCGACTGTTACCACAACTGGCGGACGCGGGGGTACTCGAGGAAACGGACGATGGGGCGGTCGTGACGACCGACCACCGGGCATTCGAGGATACCAGATTCGAACGGCCTGTGTCGATCGGTAGAGGTGACGAACCGGACGATCACGACGCGGTGTTCAAAGCGCTCGCCGACGACCGTCGACGGACGGTCCTGTCGGTGCTTGCCGGCCAGTATCGCCCGATCGACACGGAAACGCTCGCTCGCGACGTCGCGGTCCGCGAGGCGGACGCGACCGAGCGCGAGATTTCGGACCGACGCGTTGACGATGTCTACGTCTCGCTCGTTCACGTTCATCTCCCGCTTTTGACCGAAGCCACGCTCGTGAGCTACGATGCCGAGGAGGGACGGGTTTCCTACGAAGGCCATCCGCTCGTTCCGTCACCGAATACAATAACACTTACCGGGTAG
- a CDS encoding rhomboid family intramembrane serine protease encodes MRSLPVLLAVAVAATVAGSIAIVGRIHDPERNWRGRAAERLVYGVPWGSVVVIVFVLCVYLFVQSGFEDFDDPVTIPFRTWSYFYPLGMVTAPFSHAGPGHLLGNLAGTVVVAPIAEYAWGHYPDGRDRHQAASWWTDPRVRAFAVFPLAVIGIGLMTSLFALGPVIGFSGVVFALAGFAIVHYPIVTIVATLGVQGVVQRLYYALQEPIRIYTVEPSPPTAPWWAGIAIQAHALGLFLGFVLGIVLLERRDTRPDPFRLWLAVLLFGFSKGLWAIYWFGADDSFVLFQGPGVAIVSVLALVVTLAIAGPENSLVPSRLERLFPGRRRPFGGSDDDARQSVRRPLELVGAGDGDGAIRARIGRIEAIASGTQQRDRESSLRSALTGQGVAFLAVVGVLAILVGVAIPPNFLVVEDATASSDAAVQIDDYTVEYVEGVPNGLVNGIGIEAFESDEGLESSGVIVASEQRAVWFEAVSTQRLAFTGEETVYVGGPGWREAVHVERTGWEPVGNETVYQVWLWKGDTDRRLAYESNDSRAEVRVAGRNVTIGSEDGEFVLAVDPSGIGADSTAPFPDENESTSVGGLLFERQNETVYAAADGTRVAVASEETYNGY; translated from the coding sequence ATGCGCTCGCTTCCGGTCTTGCTGGCGGTCGCCGTCGCCGCGACGGTAGCGGGGTCGATCGCGATCGTCGGGCGGATTCACGATCCGGAACGGAACTGGCGCGGCCGAGCGGCGGAACGGCTCGTCTACGGTGTTCCGTGGGGGTCGGTCGTCGTGATCGTCTTCGTGCTCTGCGTCTATCTGTTCGTCCAGAGCGGATTCGAAGATTTCGACGATCCCGTGACGATCCCCTTCCGGACGTGGTCGTATTTCTACCCGCTCGGAATGGTCACGGCCCCGTTTTCCCACGCCGGACCCGGGCACCTCCTCGGAAATCTGGCCGGGACCGTCGTCGTCGCGCCGATCGCTGAATACGCCTGGGGACACTATCCCGACGGTCGTGATCGACACCAGGCGGCCTCGTGGTGGACCGATCCTCGAGTCCGAGCGTTCGCGGTGTTCCCGCTCGCGGTCATCGGGATCGGACTGATGACGAGTCTGTTCGCGCTCGGTCCCGTGATCGGCTTCTCGGGGGTCGTCTTCGCGCTCGCCGGCTTCGCCATCGTTCACTATCCGATCGTGACGATCGTCGCCACGTTAGGCGTTCAGGGCGTCGTACAACGGCTCTATTACGCGCTCCAGGAGCCGATCCGTATCTACACCGTCGAACCGAGTCCGCCCACGGCACCCTGGTGGGCGGGAATCGCTATCCAGGCCCACGCCCTCGGGCTCTTTCTCGGCTTCGTCCTCGGGATCGTCCTCCTCGAGCGTCGGGACACCCGCCCCGATCCGTTCCGACTCTGGCTCGCCGTCCTCCTCTTCGGCTTCTCGAAGGGGCTGTGGGCGATCTACTGGTTCGGTGCCGACGACTCCTTCGTGCTCTTTCAGGGCCCCGGCGTCGCCATCGTCTCGGTCCTCGCGCTCGTCGTCACGCTCGCGATAGCCGGACCGGAGAACTCCCTGGTTCCGTCCCGACTCGAACGACTGTTTCCGGGACGGCGCCGGCCGTTCGGAGGATCGGACGACGACGCGCGACAGTCCGTTCGGCGCCCGCTCGAGTTGGTCGGGGCGGGAGACGGCGACGGCGCCATCAGGGCCAGGATCGGTCGTATCGAAGCGATCGCGAGCGGAACGCAACAGCGGGACCGCGAGTCGTCACTCCGATCCGCCCTGACCGGCCAGGGAGTCGCGTTTCTGGCGGTCGTCGGCGTTCTGGCGATCCTCGTCGGCGTAGCTATCCCGCCCAACTTCCTCGTCGTGGAGGACGCGACTGCGTCCTCGGACGCCGCCGTGCAGATCGATGATTACACCGTGGAATACGTCGAGGGAGTTCCGAACGGCCTCGTCAATGGTATCGGTATCGAAGCGTTCGAGAGCGACGAGGGCCTCGAGTCCAGCGGCGTAATCGTCGCGAGCGAACAGCGTGCCGTCTGGTTCGAGGCGGTTAGCACCCAGCGGCTCGCATTTACCGGCGAGGAGACGGTTTACGTCGGGGGCCCCGGCTGGCGAGAAGCGGTACACGTCGAGCGCACCGGGTGGGAACCGGTCGGCAACGAAACGGTCTATCAAGTCTGGCTCTGGAAGGGCGACACGGATCGCAGACTCGCGTACGAATCCAACGATTCGCGCGCCGAGGTCCGGGTCGCAGGGAGAAACGTGACAATCGGCTCCGAGGACGGCGAGTTCGTCCTCGCGGTCGACCCGAGCGGGATCGGCGCCGATTCGACGGCACCGTTTCCGGACGAAAACGAGTCGACGAGCGTCGGCGGACTCCTCTTCGAACGCCAGAACGAGACGGTTTACGCGGCCGCCGACGGGACGCGGGTCGCGGTCGCGAGCGAGGAAACGTACAACGGATACTGA
- a CDS encoding zinc finger domain-containing protein, whose translation MDECPRCRGPVEELSLGEVSTLTCPHCGFADVPVEHQPRREESESWRDAFNRFYDH comes from the coding sequence ATGGACGAGTGTCCACGGTGTAGGGGGCCCGTAGAAGAACTCTCGCTGGGGGAGGTGTCGACGCTCACGTGCCCGCACTGCGGGTTCGCCGACGTTCCAGTCGAGCACCAGCCCCGGCGTGAGGAGTCGGAATCCTGGCGGGACGCGTTCAATCGATTCTACGACCACTGA